Proteins found in one Amycolatopsis aidingensis genomic segment:
- a CDS encoding phosphatidylinositol mannoside acyltransferase: protein MSALGERLGGLGYAAGWRLTGMLPAGMTATAFSLGADFVARRGGGAVRQLRRNLGRVVPQAGTAELDELTRRSMRSYARYWQEVFRLPSMDLDLLRHQVAQGTSGVENLDAALAEGNGAVLALSHSGNWDACGVWLTGHSGGFTTVVERLRPESLYQRFVAYRESLGFEVVPAAGAAASFRILLRRLRENRVVCLLSDRDLTTSGIPVTFFGERTRMPGGPARLAASTGAALLPVGCWFTEQGWGLRIHPRIRVNAREEVPAATQALADVLAGDIAAHPADWHMLQKFWVADLERQQRVVLGESG from the coding sequence GTGAGTGCACTCGGTGAACGGCTCGGCGGACTCGGCTACGCGGCGGGCTGGCGGCTGACCGGCATGCTGCCAGCCGGCATGACGGCCACCGCCTTCTCGCTCGGCGCCGACTTCGTGGCCCGCCGCGGTGGCGGCGCGGTGCGGCAGCTGCGGCGCAACCTCGGCCGGGTGGTGCCGCAGGCCGGTACCGCCGAACTCGACGAGCTGACCAGGCGTTCGATGCGTTCGTATGCCCGCTACTGGCAGGAGGTGTTCCGGCTGCCTTCCATGGACCTGGACCTGCTCCGGCACCAGGTGGCGCAGGGCACCAGCGGGGTGGAGAACCTGGACGCCGCGCTGGCGGAGGGCAACGGGGCGGTGCTCGCGCTGTCCCATTCCGGCAACTGGGATGCCTGCGGGGTCTGGCTGACCGGCCACTCCGGCGGCTTCACCACGGTCGTCGAGCGGCTCCGGCCGGAGTCGCTGTACCAGCGGTTCGTGGCGTACCGGGAGTCGCTCGGCTTCGAGGTGGTGCCCGCGGCGGGCGCGGCCGCGTCCTTCCGGATCCTGCTGCGGCGGCTGCGGGAGAACCGGGTGGTGTGCCTGCTCAGCGACCGCGACCTGACCACCTCCGGTATCCCGGTCACTTTCTTCGGCGAGCGGACCAGGATGCCGGGTGGTCCGGCGCGGCTGGCCGCGAGCACCGGCGCCGCGCTGCTGCCGGTCGGCTGCTGGTTCACCGAGCAGGGCTGGGGGCTGCGCATCCACCCGCGGATCAGGGTGAACGCGCGGGAGGAGGTCCCCGCCGCCACCCAGGCGCTGGCCGATGTGCTGGCCGGGGACATCGCCGCGCACCCCGCCGACTGGCATATGTTGCAGAAGTTCTGGGTAGCCGACCTGGAACGCCAGCAGCGCGTGGTCCTCGGCGAATCGGGCTAG
- the pgsA gene encoding phosphatidylinositol phosphate synthase, with protein MLNIFARASISRVTDPIGVALVRAGLTPNVMTVLGTAGAAVCALVFFPQGMLLAGTFTVWGFAMLDLLDGAMARARGNGTPFGAVLDATCDRLVDGALFAAIAWWCLAGAGPARAGAAALLCLVLAQVISYVKARAEASGLSADGGLIERAERLIIALVGTGLQGFGVPHAVEVSLWLLAALSVVTLLQRMIAVAQGAREAKT; from the coding sequence ATGCTCAATATTTTCGCGCGCGCCTCCATTTCCCGCGTCACCGATCCGATCGGTGTCGCACTGGTGCGTGCCGGCCTCACGCCGAACGTGATGACGGTGCTGGGCACGGCCGGGGCCGCCGTGTGCGCGCTGGTGTTCTTTCCGCAGGGCATGCTGCTGGCCGGGACCTTCACGGTCTGGGGCTTCGCCATGCTGGACCTGCTGGACGGGGCGATGGCGCGGGCACGGGGCAATGGCACCCCGTTCGGGGCCGTGCTCGACGCCACCTGCGACCGGCTGGTCGACGGCGCGCTGTTCGCCGCGATCGCGTGGTGGTGCCTTGCCGGCGCGGGCCCGGCACGGGCGGGTGCCGCCGCGTTGCTCTGCCTGGTGCTGGCCCAGGTGATCTCGTACGTGAAGGCACGGGCGGAGGCATCCGGGCTGTCGGCCGATGGGGGACTGATCGAGCGCGCCGAACGGTTGATCATCGCGCTGGTGGGCACCGGGCTGCAGGGGTTCGGGGTGCCGCACGCGGTGGAGGTCTCGCTCTGGTTGCTGGCGGCGCTGTCCGTGGTGACGCTGCTGCAGCGGATGATCGCCGTGGCGCAGGGGGCACGGGAGGCCAAGACGTGA